One genomic window of Hyphomonas adhaerens MHS-3 includes the following:
- a CDS encoding SDR family NAD(P)-dependent oxidoreductase, whose amino-acid sequence MTGRVEGKIACITGAANGIGRCVALTLAKEGATVIATDLQREAGVSLAAEIEAAGGNAMFIQHDVTAEADWDTVIATIRDVFGRLDVLVNNAGIGLPSSPVTRVGLDDWKRLMAVNVDGPFLGVKHALPLMREHGGGSIINVSSIAGIKASANASAYCASKGAVRLFTKSVALECAAANDGIRVNSVHPGIVETAIWDTLIGTAPEETGSRPRGATLAAFTSNAVPLGRPGLPEEIAAGILWLASDESSYVTGTELVIDGARSIA is encoded by the coding sequence ATGACCGGACGGGTGGAGGGAAAGATCGCCTGCATCACGGGCGCCGCAAACGGTATCGGCCGCTGCGTGGCGCTCACCCTGGCGAAGGAGGGCGCGACCGTCATCGCAACGGACCTGCAGAGGGAGGCTGGCGTATCACTGGCCGCGGAGATCGAAGCCGCAGGCGGCAACGCCATGTTCATCCAGCATGATGTGACGGCAGAGGCCGACTGGGACACCGTCATCGCAACAATCCGGGATGTGTTCGGCCGGCTGGATGTGCTGGTGAACAATGCCGGGATTGGCCTGCCCAGTAGCCCGGTGACCAGAGTCGGCCTGGACGATTGGAAACGTCTGATGGCCGTGAACGTGGACGGTCCGTTTCTTGGCGTGAAGCACGCCCTGCCCCTGATGCGGGAGCATGGCGGCGGCAGCATCATCAACGTCTCCTCCATCGCGGGGATCAAGGCCTCCGCCAATGCATCGGCCTATTGCGCCTCCAAGGGAGCGGTGCGGCTGTTCACCAAGTCTGTGGCGCTGGAATGCGCGGCGGCAAACGACGGCATCCGCGTGAACTCGGTCCATCCCGGTATCGTGGAAACGGCAATCTGGGACACGCTCATCGGCACCGCGCCCGAGGAAACAGGCAGCCGCCCGCGCGGCGCGACGCTCGCCGCCTTCACCTCGAACGCCGTCCCGCTCGGCCGGCCGGGCCTTCCCGAAGAGATCGCCGCCGGCATTCTCTGGCTGGCCAGTGACGAGAGCAGCTATGTCACCGGCACAGAGCTGGTGATCGACGGAGCCCGCTCGATCGCCTGA
- a CDS encoding HlyD family secretion protein, whose translation MKHAFEIRALIAGFLLTGIAGCTQQDEPVHLGYIEADWTYVAAPAAGRVVEQPVREGDRVEQGDFLFRLDSTAEEAAVSEANSRLTQAMAQADDLSTGARPPEMKRLEAQLSSAKARLAKATSERNRIIPLVEQGYAPKSQRDTVEAEFDAATAAVHAAEQDLKVAALPARNATRDAAQAATQSAEAAKAAAEYRLHERRTIAPDSGRIEEVFFRKGEFVNPGTPIIAILPDNGLKARFYVPETDLSRLKVGETVSVSADGMASPVKAEITFIAHEAEFAPPVIYARHSREKLVFMVEARVPPDIGLHPGLPVEVNW comes from the coding sequence ATGAAACATGCTTTTGAGATCCGCGCCCTCATCGCCGGTTTCCTGCTGACAGGGATCGCCGGCTGTACCCAGCAGGACGAGCCCGTCCACCTCGGCTATATTGAAGCGGACTGGACCTATGTCGCAGCCCCGGCCGCCGGGCGCGTTGTCGAACAGCCCGTCAGGGAGGGCGACCGCGTCGAACAGGGCGACTTCCTGTTCCGTCTGGACAGCACCGCCGAAGAAGCCGCTGTCTCGGAGGCCAACTCCAGGCTGACCCAGGCAATGGCGCAGGCAGATGACCTCAGCACCGGCGCACGGCCGCCAGAGATGAAGCGCCTCGAAGCGCAACTGTCTTCCGCGAAAGCCCGCCTCGCAAAAGCCACGAGCGAGCGCAACCGGATCATCCCCCTCGTTGAACAGGGCTACGCCCCCAAATCCCAGCGCGATACCGTCGAAGCGGAATTCGATGCCGCGACCGCTGCAGTTCATGCCGCCGAGCAGGACCTGAAAGTCGCTGCCCTGCCCGCCCGGAATGCCACCCGCGATGCAGCGCAGGCTGCAACACAGTCTGCAGAAGCGGCCAAGGCTGCAGCTGAGTACCGTCTTCATGAACGGCGCACCATCGCGCCTGACAGCGGCAGGATCGAAGAAGTCTTTTTCCGCAAGGGAGAGTTCGTGAATCCGGGGACGCCGATCATCGCCATTCTGCCGGATAATGGCCTCAAGGCCCGGTTCTATGTTCCGGAGACGGACCTTTCCAGACTGAAAGTGGGGGAAACCGTTTCCGTGAGCGCAGATGGCATGGCGTCGCCAGTCAAAGCGGAAATCACGTTTATCGCGCACGAGGCGGAGTTCGCGCCGCCTGTGATCTATGCCCGTCATTCCCGCGAAAAGCTTGTCTTCATGGTTGAGGCCAGAGTCCCGCCAGATATTGGCCTGCACCCGGGCCTGCCGGTGGAGGTGAACTGGTAA
- a CDS encoding ester cyclase yields MTDLAERRLQTVRDHMALECDCDWDAVIATFEHPRYEMYGSGTVFDGEEEVRGYFHASRTPFPDQGNEIIALAHVDNTVLVEFWLTGTHKGPLNMGGRTIEPTGKSFRVRMAATFEFPPGGDKIICERPYYDPTQIAKALDLA; encoded by the coding sequence ATGACAGATCTGGCAGAGCGCCGGCTGCAGACCGTACGGGACCATATGGCGCTGGAATGCGATTGCGACTGGGATGCCGTGATCGCCACATTCGAACACCCCCGTTACGAAATGTATGGCTCCGGCACGGTGTTCGACGGCGAGGAGGAAGTACGCGGCTACTTCCACGCCTCGCGGACGCCTTTCCCTGACCAGGGCAATGAGATCATCGCGCTGGCCCATGTCGACAACACTGTCCTCGTCGAGTTCTGGCTCACCGGCACTCACAAGGGACCGCTTAACATGGGCGGTCGCACCATTGAGCCGACCGGCAAGAGCTTCCGCGTCCGTATGGCCGCGACGTTCGAATTCCCGCCGGGGGGCGACAAGATCATCTGCGAACGTCCCTATTACGACCCGACCCAGATCGCCAAGGCGTTGGATCTTGCCTGA
- a CDS encoding lysine-2,3-aminomutase-like protein, protein MSRPLSTLQALEAASLISPEDAAALAPVADRYAIAVTPFLADRIDRTDPDDPIARMFVPQPDEMIRTPEELNDPIGDEAHTPVRGVVHRYPDRVLLKPVAVCPVYCRFCFRREMVGPGIGETLSPAELEAAFDYIRAQPGVREVILTGGDPFMLSAARAKALTQAIAAIPHVDVIRWHTRMPVADPERITAEFAEALEADGKAVYVSIHINHVKELTPETQAAAARLADAGFPLVSQSVLLRGVNDNVAALAELMQALVAARIRPYYLHHPDMAPGTGHFRVSVEEGQALYSALRDCVSGLALPHYVIDIPGGVSKANAALSDVVETPEGRALRGRDGNLHPYKG, encoded by the coding sequence ATGAGCCGGCCGCTGAGCACCCTTCAGGCGCTGGAAGCCGCCAGCCTGATTTCCCCTGAGGATGCCGCGGCGCTCGCGCCGGTTGCGGATCGCTACGCCATTGCTGTGACACCCTTCCTGGCTGACCGGATCGACCGGACGGACCCTGATGACCCGATCGCACGCATGTTTGTCCCCCAACCGGATGAGATGATCCGGACACCGGAAGAGCTGAACGATCCCATCGGCGATGAGGCGCATACGCCTGTGCGCGGCGTCGTGCATCGCTATCCGGACCGGGTGCTTCTGAAACCCGTGGCTGTTTGCCCGGTTTATTGCCGGTTCTGCTTCCGGCGCGAAATGGTCGGGCCCGGGATCGGCGAGACATTGTCACCTGCCGAACTGGAGGCCGCGTTCGATTATATCCGTGCACAGCCCGGTGTCCGGGAAGTGATCCTGACCGGAGGGGATCCGTTCATGCTGTCCGCGGCGCGGGCGAAGGCACTGACGCAGGCGATCGCCGCCATTCCCCATGTCGACGTCATTCGCTGGCATACAAGGATGCCGGTGGCCGACCCCGAGCGGATCACGGCGGAGTTTGCCGAGGCGCTGGAGGCGGACGGCAAGGCCGTTTATGTTTCGATCCATATCAATCATGTGAAAGAGCTGACGCCCGAAACGCAGGCCGCTGCGGCAAGGCTTGCCGATGCCGGCTTCCCGCTCGTGTCCCAGTCCGTGCTGCTGCGCGGTGTGAACGACAATGTGGCGGCGCTTGCTGAGCTGATGCAGGCCCTCGTGGCAGCGCGCATCCGCCCCTATTATCTGCACCACCCGGATATGGCACCCGGAACCGGGCACTTCCGTGTCAGCGTGGAGGAGGGGCAGGCGCTGTACTCGGCCCTGAGAGACTGCGTGTCAGGCCTCGCCCTGCCGCACTATGTGATCGACATCCCGGGCGGGGTGTCCAAGGCCAATGCGGCGCTGTCCGATGTGGTGGAAACGCCTGAAGGCCGGGCGCTGCGCGGCCGGGACGGGAATCTTCATCCGTACAAAGGATAA
- a CDS encoding ABC transporter ATP-binding protein translates to MPGDYAIDVHGLVKRFGRKTAVAGVDIQMPRGEVWGFLGPNGSGKTTTIRMICGLLKVTEGTGECLGYDIQRDAARIRELTGYMTQKFSFWTDMTIRENLEFVARLYRLPHTRQTVDETLETLGLSHRQHQLSGALSGGWKQRLALAAVTMHHPQLLLLDEPTAGVDPQARRDFWDEIHHLSLQGMTVLVSTHYMDEAERCDRIVYLAHGEKIVEGRVPDVIDRSGLLTFRGEGDGVRRLADDIKNEPGVEHVAYFGSALHVSGKDRAAIQSALDKHKTPDVSWSEVRTSLEDAFIALSAEAGEDKRVHA, encoded by the coding sequence ATGCCCGGCGACTACGCCATCGACGTCCACGGCCTGGTCAAACGCTTTGGCCGCAAAACGGCGGTTGCGGGCGTCGACATCCAGATGCCACGCGGTGAGGTCTGGGGATTCCTCGGCCCCAACGGGTCCGGCAAGACGACGACCATCCGGATGATCTGCGGCCTTCTCAAAGTGACCGAAGGGACAGGCGAGTGCCTGGGCTATGACATTCAACGGGACGCAGCCCGGATCCGCGAATTGACAGGGTACATGACCCAGAAATTCTCCTTCTGGACCGACATGACAATCCGGGAAAACCTGGAATTCGTCGCGCGCCTTTACCGCCTGCCCCACACCCGGCAGACCGTCGACGAGACGCTGGAAACGCTTGGACTGAGCCACCGCCAGCACCAGCTGTCTGGCGCTTTGTCCGGCGGCTGGAAGCAACGCCTCGCCCTCGCGGCCGTCACCATGCACCACCCGCAACTCCTTCTGCTGGACGAACCGACCGCGGGTGTGGACCCTCAGGCCCGGCGCGATTTCTGGGACGAAATCCATCACCTCTCCCTGCAGGGCATGACAGTGCTGGTATCCACGCACTACATGGACGAAGCCGAACGGTGCGACCGCATCGTCTACCTCGCCCATGGGGAAAAGATCGTCGAAGGCAGGGTGCCGGACGTCATCGACCGGTCCGGCCTCCTCACCTTCCGCGGCGAAGGCGACGGCGTGCGGCGTCTCGCAGACGATATCAAGAATGAACCGGGCGTCGAACACGTCGCCTATTTCGGGTCTGCGCTTCATGTCAGCGGGAAAGACCGCGCCGCCATCCAGTCGGCCCTCGACAAGCACAAGACCCCGGATGTCAGTTGGAGCGAAGTCCGCACCAGCCTTGAAGACGCCTTCATCGCCCTCAGCGCGGAAGCTGGCGAAGACAAGCGGGTGCACGCATGA
- a CDS encoding TetR/AcrR family transcriptional regulator, which produces MDTATETHPRERILQASLDLFSQNGFAGTSVRQIALHVGLKPSSLYSHFEGKEEILSALIDAYGPASNASRLAAQDYTTIDDPADFCRKYTADLLDQWCDPDERKFMKLLHSEPKRLQAHRAHFNQALFDREINAVAAHFRRFAEARRLHAPDPVECARLFMGGLTFVRMQHIFWADKPASRDTLRAAMDRVTANFLALTLRGD; this is translated from the coding sequence ATGGACACCGCAACCGAAACTCATCCGCGCGAGCGAATCCTGCAGGCTTCGCTCGACCTGTTCTCACAGAACGGCTTCGCGGGCACATCCGTTCGCCAGATCGCGTTACATGTCGGCCTGAAGCCCAGCAGCCTCTACAGCCACTTCGAGGGCAAGGAGGAAATCCTGAGCGCGCTGATCGATGCCTACGGCCCGGCCAGCAATGCAAGCCGCCTCGCCGCTCAGGACTATACCACCATCGACGATCCGGCAGATTTCTGCCGCAAGTACACCGCTGACCTTCTGGATCAATGGTGCGATCCGGACGAGCGCAAATTCATGAAACTGCTCCATTCCGAGCCCAAGCGCCTGCAGGCCCACCGGGCCCATTTCAATCAGGCCCTGTTCGACCGGGAGATCAACGCTGTCGCTGCGCACTTCCGGCGCTTCGCAGAGGCACGCCGGTTGCACGCACCGGACCCGGTCGAATGCGCCCGCCTGTTCATGGGCGGTCTGACCTTTGTCCGCATGCAGCACATCTTCTGGGCTGACAAACCAGCCAGCCGGGACACGCTCCGGGCGGCAATGGACCGCGTCACCGCCAACTTCCTGGCCCTTACACTGCGGGGAGACTGA
- the epmA gene encoding EF-P lysine aminoacylase EpmA yields MTDRKWWHPARHRDRRPFLLQRGRVRRALSDWFGREGFLEVECAALQVSPGNETHLHAFETEFRTDDRQASPLYLHTSPEFSCKKLLAAGEEKIVDFSRVFRNRESGPLHSPEFTMVEWYRTGADLQAVMQDTVDLCREALKTTGQPALVWKGRTCDPGLTPDYLTLTEAFQRHAKTDLNGLLDDRDGFLDAARRAGVGVPDDASWSDIFSAVLVTLIEPALGDDRLTVLHRYPVCEAALARACPDDPRFAERFELYACGVELANGFHELTDAAEQRARFEADMDLKQELYGERYPIDEDFLEALGSMPDASGVALGFDRLVVLASGARSIKDVQWTPVET; encoded by the coding sequence ATGACTGACAGGAAATGGTGGCATCCGGCGCGGCACAGGGACCGTCGTCCGTTCCTGTTGCAGCGAGGGCGGGTGCGCCGGGCGCTGTCGGACTGGTTCGGCCGGGAGGGATTTCTGGAGGTCGAGTGCGCGGCCCTGCAGGTCTCGCCGGGGAACGAGACCCATCTCCATGCTTTTGAAACGGAATTCCGGACGGATGACCGGCAGGCCAGCCCGCTTTACCTGCACACGTCGCCTGAATTCTCGTGCAAGAAGCTGTTGGCGGCCGGCGAAGAGAAAATCGTAGATTTTTCAAGGGTATTCCGGAACCGGGAGAGTGGCCCGTTGCATTCGCCCGAATTCACCATGGTGGAGTGGTACCGCACCGGCGCGGACCTACAGGCCGTGATGCAGGATACCGTGGATCTTTGCCGCGAAGCCCTCAAAACCACCGGCCAGCCTGCGCTCGTCTGGAAGGGGCGGACCTGCGATCCGGGCCTGACTCCGGACTACCTGACGCTGACTGAGGCGTTCCAACGGCATGCTAAAACGGACTTAAACGGACTACTGGATGACCGGGACGGATTTCTGGATGCTGCCCGCCGGGCCGGAGTGGGCGTGCCGGATGATGCCTCCTGGTCGGATATTTTCTCCGCCGTGCTGGTGACCCTGATCGAGCCCGCCCTGGGAGACGACCGCCTGACGGTCCTGCACCGCTATCCGGTCTGCGAGGCGGCGTTGGCCCGGGCCTGTCCGGATGATCCGCGGTTTGCCGAACGGTTTGAGCTGTATGCCTGCGGGGTAGAGCTGGCGAACGGGTTCCATGAACTGACCGATGCGGCCGAACAGCGGGCGCGTTTCGAGGCCGACATGGACCTGAAGCAGGAATTATACGGCGAGCGCTATCCGATTGATGAGGACTTCCTGGAGGCGCTGGGCAGCATGCCGGATGCAAGCGGCGTGGCCCTCGGGTTCGACCGGCTCGTGGTGCTGGCCTCCGGGGCGCGCTCGATCAAGGATGTCCAGTGGACGCCGGTGGAGACATGA
- a CDS encoding ABC transporter permease, with protein sequence MNALLRSFGRIWAVFMKEMVQVRRDRLTFAVMVGIPIMQLILFGYAINMNPKHLPAALLVEEQTPIVRTMVQSLRTSDYYDFVMQTDDPRETGDLLARGEVAFVVSVPAGFTRKLVRGEHPQILIEADATDPAAASGAVAFAQTILTDALRHDLKGPLASLGGGQPPFDLVVHQMYNPEAKTSYNIVPGLLGVILTMTLVMITAIAMTRESEQGTIENLLAMPVKPIEVMLGKILPYVVVGAGQTLLILLAARLLFDVPFIGNPWILFLGVSVFVLANLALGFTFSTIARTQMQAMQLTFFFFLPSILLSGFMFPFRGMPEWAQIIGEGLPLTHFLRIVRGVMLKDTSLAQLQSPIIALCIFTAVAVSIAMLRYRRTLD encoded by the coding sequence ATGAACGCCCTGCTGCGCTCCTTCGGCCGCATCTGGGCTGTATTCATGAAAGAGATGGTCCAGGTCCGGCGTGACCGTCTGACCTTCGCCGTCATGGTCGGCATACCGATCATGCAGCTGATCCTGTTCGGCTATGCCATCAACATGAACCCGAAGCACCTGCCCGCCGCGCTTCTGGTGGAGGAACAGACTCCCATCGTCCGCACGATGGTCCAGTCGCTCAGGACGTCCGATTATTATGACTTCGTGATGCAGACAGACGACCCACGCGAGACAGGTGATCTGCTCGCCCGGGGTGAAGTTGCCTTCGTCGTCTCCGTCCCGGCGGGCTTCACCCGCAAACTGGTACGGGGCGAACACCCTCAGATCCTGATCGAAGCAGACGCGACTGACCCCGCCGCCGCATCCGGCGCCGTTGCCTTCGCCCAGACCATCCTGACCGATGCCCTCCGGCATGACCTGAAAGGGCCGCTCGCCAGTCTTGGCGGCGGGCAACCGCCTTTCGATCTGGTTGTCCACCAGATGTACAACCCCGAAGCCAAGACCAGCTACAATATCGTGCCCGGCCTGCTGGGCGTGATTCTGACCATGACGCTGGTGATGATCACGGCCATTGCGATGACGCGCGAGTCCGAACAGGGCACGATCGAGAACCTGCTCGCCATGCCGGTGAAACCGATTGAAGTCATGCTGGGCAAGATCCTGCCCTATGTCGTGGTCGGCGCCGGGCAGACCCTTCTGATCCTGCTGGCGGCACGGCTCCTGTTCGATGTGCCCTTCATCGGAAACCCGTGGATTCTGTTCCTCGGTGTCTCCGTGTTCGTGCTGGCAAACCTTGCGCTTGGCTTCACCTTCTCGACCATCGCCCGCACTCAGATGCAGGCCATGCAGCTGACCTTCTTCTTCTTCCTGCCGTCGATCCTGCTCTCCGGCTTCATGTTCCCGTTCCGCGGCATGCCGGAATGGGCCCAGATCATCGGGGAAGGCCTGCCGCTGACGCATTTCCTGCGCATCGTGCGCGGCGTCATGCTGAAAGACACCAGCCTGGCGCAGCTTCAGAGCCCGATCATCGCCTTGTGCATCTTCACCGCTGTGGCGGTCTCCATTGCCATGTTGCGCTATCGGCGCACACTCGACTAG
- a CDS encoding TetR/AcrR family transcriptional regulator gives MARARTDEAKDERRQALLAAALDEFFEKGFAATRMDDIARRASLSKGALYLYFDSKEAMFQALIESLASPNLEIIEQITEHAASLKEALHGIREFAPFLIRQTDLPRLMKVLVGDSQLFPEIVQTYRQELIERVLSMIADLLQRADETGEAKIENPQLTARLIMAPVIFSALWQAVFNQTSEAEVDLDQLFAIHEQMMLNALQIGTTP, from the coding sequence ATGGCGAGGGCAAGAACCGACGAGGCGAAAGACGAACGCCGTCAGGCGCTCCTTGCAGCCGCGCTCGATGAATTCTTCGAAAAAGGGTTCGCCGCGACACGAATGGACGACATTGCCAGGCGTGCCAGCTTGTCCAAGGGGGCGCTCTATCTCTATTTCGATTCAAAAGAGGCGATGTTTCAGGCGCTCATTGAATCCCTCGCTTCGCCCAATCTGGAGATCATCGAACAGATTACGGAGCATGCCGCCTCCCTGAAAGAAGCCCTTCACGGCATTCGCGAGTTCGCGCCTTTTCTGATCCGTCAAACAGACCTGCCCCGCCTGATGAAAGTCCTGGTCGGAGACAGCCAGCTGTTCCCGGAAATCGTGCAGACCTACCGGCAGGAACTGATTGAGCGGGTTCTATCCATGATCGCCGACCTTCTGCAGCGGGCGGATGAAACCGGTGAAGCAAAAATCGAAAACCCGCAACTGACCGCACGCCTGATCATGGCTCCCGTCATCTTCAGTGCACTGTGGCAGGCTGTGTTCAACCAGACATCCGAGGCGGAAGTCGATCTCGACCAGCTTTTCGCGATCCACGAGCAAATGATGCTCAACGCCCTTCAGATCGGAACCACTCCATGA
- a CDS encoding VOC family protein yields the protein MSRIFGPVRQNGYVVRDIEKAMTHWVEVMGVGPWYYIDRVQTDWFRHRGVDSAVEMSIALANSGDLQIELIQQRNDAPSMYKEFLEAGHEGLQHLAFWSKNYQALYDEALRLGYQVGHEGQIGGDQGRFAYFDSAGHPGTVIEISDISGAKGAFFEHIRNVSADWDGADPIRPVSR from the coding sequence ATGAGCCGCATTTTCGGCCCGGTCCGGCAGAACGGCTATGTCGTTCGCGACATTGAGAAGGCGATGACCCACTGGGTTGAGGTGATGGGCGTCGGCCCGTGGTATTATATCGACCGCGTGCAAACCGACTGGTTCCGACACCGCGGCGTGGACTCAGCCGTCGAGATGAGCATCGCCCTCGCCAATTCGGGCGACCTGCAGATCGAGCTGATCCAGCAACGCAACGATGCGCCGTCCATGTACAAGGAGTTTCTGGAGGCTGGGCATGAAGGCCTGCAGCATCTGGCCTTCTGGTCGAAGAACTATCAGGCGCTTTATGACGAGGCGCTCCGCCTTGGCTATCAGGTCGGCCATGAAGGGCAGATCGGAGGGGACCAGGGCCGGTTCGCCTATTTCGACAGCGCAGGCCACCCAGGCACCGTGATCGAGATTTCAGACATCTCGGGCGCCAAGGGCGCTTTCTTTGAGCATATCCGCAATGTCTCCGCAGATTGGGACGGAGCAGACCCGATCCGTCCGGTCAGTCGCTGA
- the efp gene encoding elongation factor P → MAVEIAANIRRGNIIEYTDGQLYSVLKADSFRPGKGTPTTTIEMRRISDGIKIVNTYKTTDKLEKAFVEDIGYTYLYQDGDNYVFMHPETFEQVHVAGTMLGDNAAFLQENMEVNLQIFNDVPVSATLPARITATISETEPVVKGQTASSSYKPAILDNGVRVMVPPHIDVGTRIIVNTEDNTYLERAKD, encoded by the coding sequence ATGGCCGTCGAAATCGCAGCAAACATCCGCCGGGGCAATATCATCGAGTACACCGACGGTCAGCTCTATTCCGTCCTCAAGGCGGATTCCTTCCGTCCCGGCAAGGGAACACCGACCACCACGATTGAAATGCGCCGCATTTCCGACGGGATCAAGATCGTCAACACCTACAAGACGACCGACAAGCTGGAAAAGGCCTTCGTCGAAGACATCGGCTACACCTACCTTTACCAGGACGGTGACAATTACGTGTTCATGCACCCGGAAACGTTTGAACAGGTCCACGTGGCCGGCACGATGCTGGGCGACAATGCCGCTTTCCTCCAGGAAAACATGGAAGTGAACCTGCAGATCTTCAATGACGTCCCCGTCTCAGCCACGCTGCCAGCACGCATCACCGCGACAATTTCCGAAACCGAACCGGTCGTGAAAGGCCAGACGGCCTCCAGTAGCTACAAGCCAGCCATTCTCGACAACGGCGTGCGCGTCATGGTGCCACCGCACATTGATGTCGGCACCCGCATCATCGTGAACACCGAAGACAACACATATCTGGAACGCGCGAAAGACTAA
- a CDS encoding N-acyl homoserine lactonase family protein — MTVELYAFTCGFLTLPRTFLMKGEKGVITVPVPSYLIVHPKGRVLFDTGLHEDTVEDPASYVGDVIAKYHTFHFHKGEEISERLRSIGTDPDSINIVINSHLHFDHCGGNAQLPNADILIQTRELTHARTTGSTNGYLLTDWDTGQKVRAVDGEHDVFDDGTVVCLPTYGHTPGHQSLRVQTEKGGEYILCGDACYLKDSLEQMRTPGIIADREAALAVFRRFRDMQARGAQIMFGHDPDFWKTIPQAPVRLG, encoded by the coding sequence GTGACGGTCGAGCTTTACGCCTTCACCTGCGGTTTCCTGACCCTGCCCCGCACCTTCCTGATGAAGGGAGAGAAGGGCGTCATCACTGTGCCTGTGCCCTCTTACCTGATCGTGCACCCGAAAGGCCGCGTCCTGTTTGACACGGGCCTCCACGAGGACACGGTGGAAGACCCGGCCAGTTATGTCGGCGATGTGATTGCGAAGTATCACACCTTTCATTTCCACAAGGGCGAAGAGATCAGCGAAAGGTTGCGCTCCATCGGTACCGATCCGGACAGTATCAACATCGTCATCAACTCCCACCTCCACTTCGATCATTGTGGCGGCAATGCACAGCTGCCCAACGCCGACATCCTGATCCAGACGCGGGAACTGACGCACGCCCGCACGACGGGCAGCACGAATGGTTACCTCCTCACGGATTGGGACACCGGGCAGAAAGTCCGCGCCGTGGATGGCGAGCATGATGTCTTCGACGACGGCACGGTCGTCTGCCTGCCAACCTATGGCCATACGCCGGGGCACCAGTCGCTGCGCGTGCAGACTGAAAAGGGTGGCGAGTACATTCTCTGCGGCGACGCCTGCTACCTGAAGGACTCGCTTGAGCAGATGCGCACACCGGGCATCATCGCCGACCGGGAAGCGGCCCTTGCCGTGTTCCGCCGGTTCCGCGACATGCAGGCCCGCGGCGCTCAGATCATGTTCGGCCACGATCCTGATTTCTGGAAAACCATCCCGCAGGCGCCTGTCCGCCTCGGCTAG